A genomic region of Nymphaea colorata isolate Beijing-Zhang1983 chromosome 2, ASM883128v2, whole genome shotgun sequence contains the following coding sequences:
- the LOC116248533 gene encoding U-box domain-containing protein 15 yields MEDTALEEEGEHQQRSKADEKEVIQSLVEIEEAIGAYGDYRKTQRKECFNLVRRIKLLSPLLEEIRENGCPLSPRSISCFNDLKKAFLCAKKLLKTCNSGSKIYLALDSEGIAARFLAVYERLNRALDAIPYDELGISDEVKEQVELMQSQLRRAKRRTETQDIELAMDIMVVFSKKDDRNADSAILERLAKKLELQTIPDLKSETVAVKKLVKERGGGQSAETIQQIVDVLNKFKQIAGVKETSGITNNVDDVSQAKCLKKCPSLSIPNDFLCPITLEIMTDPVIVATGQTYERSSIQKWLGSGHRTCPKTRQPLAHLSLAPNYALRNLIANWCEMYNVELPKREADTKAVQVKEISTIVQNLSSGRLEVQRESVIEIRKLSKENPDNRVLIASAGAIPRLINLLSYPDSKIQEHAVTALLNLSIDETNKRIIAKEGAIPAIVEVLQNGSLEARENSAAALFSLSMVDENKVTIGSLNGIPPLVDLLKNGTVRGKKDAATALFNLSLNQVNKGRAIKAGIIAPLLQLVTDKHLGMVDEALSILFLLLSNPEGRNSIGQMPFIQTLVELIKEGTPKNKECATAVLLELGINNSSHVLAALQFGVYDHLVELSKNGTSRAQRKANTLLHHMSKCEQVP; encoded by the exons ATGGAAGACACGGCGTTGGAGGAAGAGGGCGAGCACCAGCAGAGGTCAAAGGCGGACGAGAAAGAGGTGATACAGAGCTTGGTTGAGATTGAGGAAGCCATTGGGGCCTATGGAGATTACAGGAAAACACAGAGGAAGGAATGCTTCAACCTGGTTAGGAGAATCAAGCTGTTAAGCCCACTCCTGGAGGAAATCAGAGAGAACGGATGCCCATTGTCGCCCAGATCGATTTCATGCTTCAACGATTTGAAGAAGGCGTTCCTTTGCGCGAAGAAACTGTTGAAGACTTGTAATAGCGGGAGCAAAATCTATTTG GCATTGGACAGCGAGGGGATTGCGGCGAGGTTCCTTGCAGTGTACGAGAGATTGAACAGGGCTCTGGATGCCATTCCTTACGATGAGTTGGGAATTTCTGATGAAGTCAAAGAGCAG GTTGAGCTGATGCAATCACAACTCCGGAGAGCGAAAAGAAGAACAGAGACTCAGGACATTGAACTGGCCATGGACATTATGGTTGTGTTCTCAAAGAAGGATGATCGCAACGCAGATAGTGCTATACTCGAAAGGTTGGCAAAGAAGTTGGAACTTCAGACTATTCCAGACCTCAAGTCAGAAACTGTGGCAgtaaaaaaacttgtgaaagaGAGAGGTGGAGGGCAATCTGCAGAAACCATTCAGCAGATCGTAGATGTTTTGAACAAGTTTAAGCAAATTGCCGGTGTTAAAGAGACAAGCGGAATCACCAATAATGTTGATGATGTTTCACAGGCCAAGTGTTTAAAAAAATGCCCATCATTGTCGATTCCAAATGACTTCCTTTGTCCAATTACTTTGGAAATCATGACAGACCCTGTGATCGTTGCAACTGGCCAGACATATGAAAGATCCAGCATACAGAAGTGGTTGGGCTCTGGGCATAGAACTTGCCCAAAGACCAGGCAACCTTTGGCACACCTGTCTTTAGCACCAAATTATGCTCTGCGCAACTTAATTGCAAATTGGTGTGAAATGTACAACGTAGAACTCCCAAAGCGGGAAGCAGATACAAAGGCAGTACAGGTAAAAGAAATATCTACAATCGTCCAAAACCTCTCCTCTGGTCGACTTGAAGTGCAAAGAGAATCAGTAATTGAGATTCGCAAGCTTTCCAAGGAGAACCCAGATAACAGAGTATTGATTGCTAGTGCTGGTGCAATTCCCCGTTTGATAAACTTACTTTCATATCCTGACTCCAAGATACAAGAACATGCAGTAACTGCATTGCTGAACTTGTCAATTGATGAGACAAACAAGCGGATAATTGCGAAAGAGGGAGCCATTCCAGCCATAGTTGAAGTTTTGCAGAATGGAAGTCTGGAAGCTAGAGAAAACTCAGCAGCAGCATTATTTAGTCTTTCCATGGTTGATGAGAACAAGGTTACAATTGGTAGTTTGAATGGCATACCTCCATTGGTCGACCTCCTTAAAAATGGGACTGTCAGAGGTAAGAAAGATGCTGCCACTGCCCTTTTCAATTTGTCCCTTAACCAAGTTAATAAAGGCAGAGCCATCAAGGCCGGCATTATAGCACCTCTGCTTCAATTAGTGACAGACAAGCATTTGGGAATGGTTGATGAGGCACTCTCAATCCTGTTTCTTCTGTTATCCAATCCTGAAGGACGCAATTCTATTGGGCAGATGCCATTTATTCAAACGCTTGTGGAATTGATCAAAGAAGGGACGCCCAAGAACAAGGAGTGTGCAACCGCAGTCTTGCTTGAATTAGGAATAAACAACTCCTCTCATGTTTTAGCCGCATTACAATTTGGGGTGTATGACCATTTAGTTGAGCTATCAAAAAATGGAACAAGTAGAGCTCAAAGGAAAGCAAACACACTTTTGCATCATATGAGCAAATGTGAGCAGGTTCCATGA